GGAAACAAGCTGCCTTCGGCGGCATAAACCTGCGCCTGGTATTCATTGATGCGCTCGCGGGCGATCAGCACATCGCTGTTATTCTCGAGCGCCTGATCGACATACTGGTTCAGATAACGGTCATGAAAATTCCGCCACCACACCTGCTCTGCGGGACTGGCAGGGCCGCTGGTTGCTCGCCAGGCGGCGGGGATCGCCAGGGACGGTTTCGCGGGCTGAACATCGACCGACTGACAGCCGATCAGCAGCAGGGCAACTGCCACGCCAGGCAGGAAACGAAGGATCATGGCTTCGCCTCCCGGGTATCAATGTGAACCTGCACCGACATACCGGGGCGCAGTAGCGCGATATCTTCTGGCTTGCCAAGCACTGCCACCCGGACCGGGATGCGCTGGGCAATTTTCACGAAGTTGCCCGTCGCGTTATCCGGCGTGATGGCGCTAAATTCCACGCCCGTTGCCGGTGAAATGCTCTCAACGCGGCCTTCAAACTGTTTATCATTTAACGCATCGACGCTAAATTTCACCGGTTGTCCGACGCGGAGATCGGCCAGCTGTGTCTCTTTGATATTCGCGATGACCCAGTGTTGAGACGGGACCAGGGTGGTGAGATGCGTACCGGCAGTGACGTATGCACCAAGCCGTACCGAGATTTGTCCAAGCTGACCGTCGCGTGGAGCGGCGATCCGTGTGTTTTGCAAATCAATTTCCGCCAGTTCCAGCGCGGCTCTGGCGTTTTCGACATCCGCCTGCAATGCGTCGCGGTTAACAATCACGGTCTGCAAATCCTGTCGTGACATCTCCAGCGTCGCCCTGGCCTGATCGATATCCGCGCTGCCCTGCGCGGCACTGGCGAGTGCAGCATCACGTTCACGAATCGACAGTGAGCCATCAGCCGTCAAATCTTTAACTCGCTTCAGGTCGGCCTGAGTCTTAAGACTTTGCGCTTTGGCATTTTTCAGGATGGCTTCGTTGCGTTCAATAACGGCTTCCGCGCTTTTACGCTGCTGCTGGTTATTGTTGAGCGCGGCAATTTTCATCGCCAGTTGCGCCTGGGCCTGATGCACCCGCTGGCGATAGATGCGGTCATCTATCTGTAACAGCAGATCGCCTTTTTTTACCTGCTCAAAATCCTGTACATTCACCTGAGTGATGTAGCCGTTCACCTGCGGGCTGATAAACGTCGTTTGCCCGCGTACATAAGCGTTATCGGTAAACTGCGTATGGCGAGTAAACGGCGGAAGCTGCCACGCATAGAGGATCACCAGCACGCCGACGATGCCAATCGCTGCCGCGGCGAAAATGGAGACAATACGCAAATTATTGCGGGTGTGGGCCTGCTCTTTGGCGGCATCCTGCTGACTCATAACTGCTCCTGAGAGAACGCTTTTGACATCATTATTTTCCGTTATTTAGTACCTGTGGCTTTCTTCAGCGCCAGATGCGCAGTCACGCGCAGACGCAGCAGACGCCAGAAAATCCACACCAGCGTGGCGGTGGCAATGCTGGCCGTCAGCAGGTAGGTATCGTTGTATGCGAGAATATTGGCTTCAAGGGCGCTGGCGTTCTGGAGTTGTAGCGCGGCCTGGGTGTCCAGCAGCGAGTTGTCGCCAATCAGACCCTGGTACATCTGCGTATAGCGCTGTAGCCGCTCAGTTACCAGCGGATTGAGCGTGGTGAGCTGATCTGCCAGCAGACTGGAGTGGTATTTTTCGCGCCAGGTCTGAAAGGTGCCGAGGATCGCCGACCCTAACAGGCCGCCGATGTTCTGACTCATCCCAAACAGCACTGAAAAGCTGACCAGATTTCGCGGATCGGCGACAACGCCACCGATCCCGGCCAGCATCGCCGGGGCAAGGAAGAACGCGCTGCCGAAACCAAGCAGAAATTGACTTATCATCAACTGATCCGCCCGCGTCAGGCTGTTCGACTGGCTGTCCAGTAGCGAGGCGATGATCATCAGTACCAGCGAGGTCACGATGGGCCAGGCAAGCCGCGTCGGCTTAATCGTCAGACAACTGGCGACAATGCCGCATACAATCCCGGCAAAGATCGACCACGCGAGCCAGGTCATCTGCTCATTCTGCAGCCCGACGTACTGCAACCAGCCGATCACGCCGGTATTTTGCTCCGCCAGCACAATGCGGATCAGCAGCATAATCAGCCCCAGCCGTAAGATACTGCCACTCGACAACCAGCGGGTGTTGAGCAGGGGATTGCTGCGGTTATGTTCAAACGTAATGGCGGCGATGATGAGCACCGTTGCCAGCGCCAGCGACCAGCCGATCCACGGCGCTTCAAACCACCAGTCCAGGCGACCCAGCGACAGCACCGCGCAAAGTAATGCCATCCCCGGCGCCAGTAAAATAAATGTGATGAAGTCTTTCTTTTCAAACACCTTTTTACGGTCGCCCGGCGGCAGTTTCAGGGCGATGACGCAA
The DNA window shown above is from Citrobacter farmeri and carries:
- a CDS encoding HlyD family secretion protein, producing the protein MSQQDAAKEQAHTRNNLRIVSIFAAAAIGIVGVLVILYAWQLPPFTRHTQFTDNAYVRGQTTFISPQVNGYITQVNVQDFEQVKKGDLLLQIDDRIYRQRVHQAQAQLAMKIAALNNNQQQRKSAEAVIERNEAILKNAKAQSLKTQADLKRVKDLTADGSLSIRERDAALASAAQGSADIDQARATLEMSRQDLQTVIVNRDALQADVENARAALELAEIDLQNTRIAAPRDGQLGQISVRLGAYVTAGTHLTTLVPSQHWVIANIKETQLADLRVGQPVKFSVDALNDKQFEGRVESISPATGVEFSAITPDNATGNFVKIAQRIPVRVAVLGKPEDIALLRPGMSVQVHIDTREAKP
- a CDS encoding MFS transporter, which translates into the protein MRLPQRDPYAPRDWQPHEKPALLGSPSTPVHSPPKRIAYGVVGLLVCLTGALGNAMVSANLQNLQGTFAAWSTEIAWLPAVYVMTNVSINLLLVKFRQQYGLRAFTEGFLVLYVLVTFFHLFVNDLSSALMVRAAHGMVAAALSSLGIYYQIQAWPAKHRLKALTIGITGSSLAIPIARLFSTELLQLDEWRGLYFFELGLALISLGCVIALKLPPGDRKKVFEKKDFITFILLAPGMALLCAVLSLGRLDWWFEAPWIGWSLALATVLIIAAITFEHNRSNPLLNTRWLSSGSILRLGLIMLLIRIVLAEQNTGVIGWLQYVGLQNEQMTWLAWSIFAGIVCGIVASCLTIKPTRLAWPIVTSLVLMIIASLLDSQSNSLTRADQLMISQFLLGFGSAFFLAPAMLAGIGGVVADPRNLVSFSVLFGMSQNIGGLLGSAILGTFQTWREKYHSSLLADQLTTLNPLVTERLQRYTQMYQGLIGDNSLLDTQAALQLQNASALEANILAYNDTYLLTASIATATLVWIFWRLLRLRVTAHLALKKATGTK